One Castanea sativa cultivar Marrone di Chiusa Pesio chromosome 4, ASM4071231v1 DNA window includes the following coding sequences:
- the LOC142630663 gene encoding pyruvate dehydrogenase E1 component subunit beta-1, mitochondrial-like isoform X1: MWGTVRQRLGGYSAYYSLQRIGLGHLLNSSKCYSSEAAAAKKMTVREALNSALDEEMSADPKVFLMGEEVGEYQGAYKISKGLLDKYGPERVCDTPITEAGFTGIGVGAAYYGLKPVVEFMTFNFAMQAMDHIINSAAKTNYMSAGQISVPIVFRGPNGAAAGVGAQHSQCYAAWYGSCPGLKVLAPYSSEDTRGLLKAAIRDPDPVIFLENELLYGESFPVSAEAVDSSFCLPIGKAKIEIEGKDVTITAFSKMVGYALKAAEILAKEGISAEVINLRSIRPLDRATINASVRKTNRLVTVEEGFPQHGVGAEICTSVIEESFEYLDAPVERIAGADVPMPYAANLERMALPQVEDVVRAAKRTCYRSV, from the exons ATGTGGGGGACTGTGAGACAAAGACTAGGAGGCTACTCTGCTtattat TCATTACAAAGGATTGGACTTGGACATCTACTAAATTCATCGAAATGTTACTCTTCTGAAGCAGCAGCAGCTAAAAAG ATGACAGTGCGAGAAGCTCTGAATTCTGCACTTGATGAAGAAATGTCAGCAGATCCTAAAGTTTTTCTGATGGGCGAAGAG GTCGGGGAATATCAAGGTGCATACAAG atttcaaaAGGGCTGTTGGATAAGTATGGTCCTGAGAGAGTTTGTGATACTCCAATCACAGAG GCTGGTTTCACTGGAATTGGAGTTGGTGCAGCTTACTACGGGCTTAAACCTGTAGTAGAGTTTATGACATTTAACTTTGCAATGCAG GCAATGGACCATATCATTAATTCTGCTGCCAAAACGAATTATATGTCTGCTGGTCAGATATCAGTACCTATTGTATTCAGAGGACCAAATGGTGCTGCTGCTGGAGTTGGAGCACAGCATTCTCAG TGCTATGCAGCATGGTATGGTTCATGTCCTGGTTTGAAGGTTTTGGCaccatactcatcagaagacaCTCGAGGCCTGCTAAAAGCTGCTATTAGGGACCCTGACCCTGTTATTTTCCTTGAAAATGAGTTGCT TTATGGAGAGTCTTTTCCAGTTTCAGCAGAAGCTGTTGATTCCAGTTTTTGCCTTCCAATAGGGAAAGCTaag ATAGAGATAGAAGGAAAGGATGTAACAATTACTGCTTTTTCAAAGATGGTTGGTTATGCTCTCAAG GCGGCTGAGATTCTTGCAAAGGAAGGAATCAGTGCTGAG GTTATAAATCTGCGCTCAATCCGTCCCCTTGATAGAGCCACAATCAATGCTTCCGTCAGGAAAACTAACAGACTGGTAACTGTTGAAGAAGGGTTTCCTCAACATGGTGTCGGTGCAGAGATCTG TACATCAGTGATTGAGGAGAGCTTTGAGTATCTGGATGCACCTGTTGAAAGGATTGCAGGAGCTGATGTTCCTATGCCATATGCTGCAAATCTTGAGAGGATGGCTCTTCCACAG
- the LOC142630663 gene encoding pyruvate dehydrogenase E1 component subunit beta-1, mitochondrial-like isoform X2, translating to MWGTVRQRLGGYSAYYSLQRIGLGHLLNSSKCYSSEAAAAKKMTVREALNSALDEEMSADPKVFLMGEEVGEYQGAYKISKGLLDKYGPERVCDTPITEAGFTGIGVGAAYYGLKPVVEFMTFNFAMQAMDHIINSAAKTNYMSAGQISVPIVFRGPNGAAAGVGAQHSQCYAAWYGSCPGLKVLAPYSSEDTRGLLKAAIRDPDPVIFLENELLYGESFPVSAEAVDSSFCLPIGKAKIEIEGKDVTITAFSKMVGYALKAAEILAKEGISAEVINLRSIRPLDRATINASVRKTNRLVTVEEGFPQHGVGAEICTSVIEESFEYLDAPVERIAGADVPMPYAANLERMALPQCFDGFYL from the exons ATGTGGGGGACTGTGAGACAAAGACTAGGAGGCTACTCTGCTtattat TCATTACAAAGGATTGGACTTGGACATCTACTAAATTCATCGAAATGTTACTCTTCTGAAGCAGCAGCAGCTAAAAAG ATGACAGTGCGAGAAGCTCTGAATTCTGCACTTGATGAAGAAATGTCAGCAGATCCTAAAGTTTTTCTGATGGGCGAAGAG GTCGGGGAATATCAAGGTGCATACAAG atttcaaaAGGGCTGTTGGATAAGTATGGTCCTGAGAGAGTTTGTGATACTCCAATCACAGAG GCTGGTTTCACTGGAATTGGAGTTGGTGCAGCTTACTACGGGCTTAAACCTGTAGTAGAGTTTATGACATTTAACTTTGCAATGCAG GCAATGGACCATATCATTAATTCTGCTGCCAAAACGAATTATATGTCTGCTGGTCAGATATCAGTACCTATTGTATTCAGAGGACCAAATGGTGCTGCTGCTGGAGTTGGAGCACAGCATTCTCAG TGCTATGCAGCATGGTATGGTTCATGTCCTGGTTTGAAGGTTTTGGCaccatactcatcagaagacaCTCGAGGCCTGCTAAAAGCTGCTATTAGGGACCCTGACCCTGTTATTTTCCTTGAAAATGAGTTGCT TTATGGAGAGTCTTTTCCAGTTTCAGCAGAAGCTGTTGATTCCAGTTTTTGCCTTCCAATAGGGAAAGCTaag ATAGAGATAGAAGGAAAGGATGTAACAATTACTGCTTTTTCAAAGATGGTTGGTTATGCTCTCAAG GCGGCTGAGATTCTTGCAAAGGAAGGAATCAGTGCTGAG GTTATAAATCTGCGCTCAATCCGTCCCCTTGATAGAGCCACAATCAATGCTTCCGTCAGGAAAACTAACAGACTGGTAACTGTTGAAGAAGGGTTTCCTCAACATGGTGTCGGTGCAGAGATCTG TACATCAGTGATTGAGGAGAGCTTTGAGTATCTGGATGCACCTGTTGAAAGGATTGCAGGAGCTGATGTTCCTATGCCATATGCTGCAAATCTTGAGAGGATGGCTCTTCCACAG